The proteins below come from a single Miscanthus floridulus cultivar M001 chromosome 1, ASM1932011v1, whole genome shotgun sequence genomic window:
- the LOC136454582 gene encoding zinc finger BED domain-containing protein RICESLEEPER 2-like — MGEPNRNDNAMVHGSEMVDGNGVIHGSEMIHGSEMIHGDEMIHGTEMVEGSEMIHGHDMVQVNDLIHGNEMVPVNDMVNGDEMAHGNELVNAEMAPRTSRRRKKKSLVWEHFTIEPMPGGNSRACCNLCKQTFAYSSGSKIAGTSHLKRHITLGSCPVMKDQDRKLTLPLAGGHVTDNDGEAAVERPTKRRYRYTGYANATFDQERSSSYLAKMIILHDYPLHIVQQSSFTNFIESLQPRFKVVDVETMEGEVYAVFQKAKENLFQAFSTMPGRISLTIGLWTTSQTLGYVSLVGQFIDSDWKVHRRMLNFMMVSSPHSENALSEAISSSLSEWNMKDKLFTITLDNDCSSHDIYSANLRDHLSNKNNLMLKGQLFVVRCYAHILNVVAQDVIASIHGVIYNIRESIKFIKASPSCEEKFAEIALHLEIPSAKTLCLDVTTQWNTTYLMLLAALDYKQAFATLETCDDNYNESPSAEDWKKVEASCNYLKLLYDSAHSVMASANPTANIIFHEAWKIQLELANGTEHESPFFSSIAKDMHERFDKYWKDCSLVLAIAVVMDPRFKMKLVEFSYSKIYGAEAAKYVKVVNDSLHELYKECVAQPFPLTPAYVEANNVAANANVNQGNPPSTSDGLLDFDMYLSEIQSSQPAKCELEQYLEESLTPRIQEFDILNWWKLNTVKFPTLSKMARDILAIPMSMVSSGSSIFSAGTGNHRLDDYRSSLRPETVEALVCAKDWLQYSPPAATEAPGSEMIKAEAL, encoded by the coding sequence ATGGGTGAGCCAAACAGAAATGATAATGCAATGGTGCATGGCAGTGAGATGGTTGATGGCAATGGTGTGATCCATGGTAGTGAGATGATTCATGGTAGTGAAATGATCCATGGCGATGAGATGATCCATGGGACTGAGATGGTTGAAGGCAGTGAGATGATCCATGGTCATGATATGGTTCAGGTTAATGATCTCATCCACGGTAATGAGATGGTTCCAGTTAACGACATGGTCAATGGTGACGAGATGGCCCATGGTAATGAATTGGTCAATGCTGAGATGGCCCCGCGAACATCAAGACGTCGGAAGAAGAAGTCGTTAGTTTGGGAGCACTTCACTATAGAACCCATGCCAGGAGGGAACTCAAGAGCATGCTGCAATTTATGCAAGCAAACCTTTGCGTATAGTTCTGGCTCAAAAATTGCAGGCACTAGCCATCTCAAGAGGCACATCACCCTGGGCTCCTGTCCTGTTATGAAAGACCAAGACAGGAAGCTAACACTGCCACTTGCAGGGGGCCATGTCACTGATAATGATGGTGAGGCTGCTGTGGAACGTCCTACTAAGAGGCGTTACAGATACACTGGTTAtgcaaatgctacttttgatcAGGAACGGAGCTCCTCTTATCTGGCGAAGATGATCATTTTGCATGATTACCCACTTCACATTGTTCAACAGTCATCCTTTACTAATTTTATTGAGAGTCTGCAGCCTCGTTTCAAGGTTGTAGATGTGGAGACAATGGAAGGAGAGGTGTATGCTGTTTTCCAGAAAGCAAAAGAGAACCTGTTTCAAGCATTCAGCACTATGCCAGGAAGGATCAGCCTCACTATAGGACTCTGGACAACCAGTCAGACTCTTGGCTATGTTTCTCTTGTTGGGCAGTTTATTGACTCCGATTGGAAAGTGCACCGAAGAATGCTCAACTTCATGATGGTGTCTTCTCCTCATTCAGAGAATGCACTTAGTGAAGCTATTAGCTCGAGCCTTTCGGAGTGGAATATGAAGGACAAGCTGTTCACTATCACATTGGATAACGATTGCTCTTCCCATGATATTTACAGTGCAAATCTTAGGGATCACCTCTCCAATAAGAACAACCTCATGCTTAAGGGACAGCTCTTTGTTGTGAGGTGCTATGCTCATATCCTGAATGTAGTTGCTCAGGATGTAATTGCTTCGATTCACGGCGTGATTTACAACATCCGTGAGAGTATCAAGTTCATAAAAGCTTCTCCAAGCTGTGAGGAGAAGTTTGCTGAGATTGCTCTGCATCTGGAGATTCCCAGTGCCAAGACCCTTTGTTTAGATGTTACAACCCAGTGGAACACAACTTATCTGATGCTGCTGGCTGCCTTGGACTATAAGCAGGCTTTTGCTACACTGGAGACATGTGATGATAATTACAATGAATCTCCTTCAGCAGAGGACTGGAAGAAAGTTGAGGCTAGCTGTAATTACCTGAAACTGCTATATGACTCTGCACATAGTGTGATGGCTTCAGCAAACCCTACTGCAAACATCATTTTCCATGAAGCTTGGAAAATTCAGCTTGAGCTAGCCAATGGCACAGAACATGAAAGTCCCTTTTTCAGCAGTATTGCCAAGGATATGCATGAGAGATTTGACAAATACTGGAAAGATTGCAGCCTGGTGTTAGCCATTGCTGTTGTTATGGATCCACGTTTCAAGATGAAGCTTGTTGAGTTCAGTTACTCTAAAATTTATGGTGCTGAGGCTGCGAAATATGTTAAGGTTGTCAATGACTCTCTGCATGAGCTGTATAAGGAGTGTGTGGCACAGCCGTTCCCCTTGACCCCTGCCTATGTTGAAGCTAACAATGTGGCTGCCAACGCGAATGTTAACCAGGGAAATCCTCCTTCCACTAGTGATGGTCTTCTTGACTTTGATATGTACCTTTCTGAGATTCAAAGTAGCCAGCCTGCAAAATGTGAACTGGAGCAGTACCTGGAGGAATCCCTCACTCCACGTATCCAGGAGTTTGATATCCTTAACTGGTGGAAGCTTAACACAGTCAAGTTTCCAACTCTGTCCAAGATGGCCCGGGATATCTTGGCCATCCCAATGTCAATGGTTAGCAGTGGCAGCTCCATATTCTCTGCTGGAACTGGGAACCACAGGCTTGATGACTACAGAAGCTCTCTTCGCCCGGAGACTGTGGAGGCACTTGTCTGTGCAAAAGACTGGCTCCAGTATTCACCACCGGCTGCAACTGAGGCGCCAGGTTCTGAGATGATCAAGGCAGAAGCATTGTAG